One window of the Oncorhynchus masou masou isolate Uvic2021 unplaced genomic scaffold, UVic_Omas_1.1 unplaced_scaffold_1813, whole genome shotgun sequence genome contains the following:
- the LOC135532321 gene encoding KATNB1-like protein 1, producing MASGSHDRQSREFQQLNQDKPHEFLHHISNHSAADQNMKEVVFLIKEEIDKDRFPVSRGAHISGRAKQVSVCYKRKCSLSRHSVVVSSGVSHREPPAGRAVCDMANKENELTCPEEVQAIHYNDNCVFPVNSVAEAGSKMAGPGNKYGDYFTELSKDHDAMTHVLFGRNLRLNVALTLWRRNASELVAYLIRIEDTGVLLDCLPVITKNLQDEVPCISLGCCVDLLPQVKTILASKYEEHLIVGLHWIQSVIKKWWPELSTNSNRLQDSSSEDRNLQVLKQQLLELWEEGPRLCLVPGTTGEMAKAIESYLLQLR from the exons ATGGCCTCTGGAAGTCATGATAGGCAGAGCAGGGAATTCCAACAGCTCAACCAGGACAAACCTCATGAATTTCTCCATCACATCAGCAACCACTCTGCAGCTGACCAGAATATGAAGGAG GTGGTTTTTTTAATTAAGGAAGAAATAGATAAAGACCG ATTCCCCGTGAGTCGCGGTGCACACATCTCCGGCAGAGCAAAACAAGTGTCTGTGTGCTACAAGAGAAAGTGTTCGTTGTCGCGTCACAGCGTAGTGGTGAGCTCCGGCGTGAGCCACAGAGAGCCCCCCGCAGGTCGGGCTGTCTGTGACATGGCCAACAAGGAGAATGAACTGACCTGCCCAGAGGAAGTGCAGGCCATACATTACAATGACAACTGCGTTTTCCCTGTGAACTCTGTAGCAGAAGCTGGCTCCAAGATGGCAGGGCCAGGAAACAAGTATGGTGATTACTTCACTGAG CTATCGAAGGATCATGACGCAATGACACACGTGCTTTTTGGGAGGAATCTCCGATTAAATGTAGCTCTGACACTATGGCGAAGAAACGCCAGCGAACTAGTAGCATACCTGATCAG AATTGAAGACACAGGCGTGCTTCTTGACTGTCTGCCGGTAATAACTAAAAA CCTTCAAGACGAAGTGCCGTGCATATCACTGGGCTGCTGTGTAGACCTCCTGCCACAAGTCAAAACCATCCTCGCCAGTAAATATGAAGA ACACTTGATTGTTGGTTTACACTGGATTCAGTCTGTCATTAAGAAATGGTGGCCAGAACTCTCCACAAACAGCAATAGACTGCAGGACAGCTCCTCAGAGGACAG GAACCTCCAAGTCTTGAAGCAGCAGCTGTTGGAATTGTGGGAAGAAGGACCCCGATTATGTTTAGTTCCAGGAACTACAGGAGAGATGGCAAAG gCCATTGAGTCTTACTTGTTACAACTACGCTGA